A genomic segment from Gadus morhua chromosome 4, gadMor3.0, whole genome shotgun sequence encodes:
- the LOC115542170 gene encoding uncharacterized protein LOC115542170: MLKSLFFLKAHVVQRATETSLHMSVKDSLAVEEIHSEAEEGASEVSELPEDLEPVASSGTTPPHACTPEPPNLAKKRKKVQSPDEIEIQKVTILQQMSKVIAENRNRPVQTDSDTTFGVQVAAELRSINNPILKTRVKRQIMAALYEAQESELSMSSPTYTRPHPYHPPSTGQIPPPQLPSPLTYTDTNFQPYTSYRRMLDEDP, translated from the exons ATGCTGaagtccttattttttttaaaagcacaTGTCGTCCAGCGTGCTACAGAGACCAGT CTTCACATGTCAGTGAAAGACAGCCTGGCTGTGGAGGAGATCCACTCTGAGGCAGAAGAAGGTGCGTCAGAGGTGTCAGAGCTGCCAGAAGATCTGGAGCCAGTTGCCTCTTCTGGAACAACACCACCACATGCCTGTACTCCTGAGCCTCCAAATCTGGCCAAGAAACGCAAAAAAGTCCAGTCACCTGATGAAATCGAAATTCAAAAAGTCACCATCCTCCAGCAAATGTCTAAAGTCATAGCGGAAAATAGAAACAGGCCagtgcagacagacagcgaCACCACTTTTGGTGTACAGGTTGCAGCGGAGCTAAGGAGTATTAACAACCCAATACTAAAAACAAGGGTGAAGCGCCAGATAATGGCAGCTCTATATGAGGCTCAGGAGTCTGAACTCAGCATGTCCTCTCCAACATACACAAGGCCACATCCCTATCACCCACCCTCAACTGGCCAGATCCCCCCTCCAcaactcccctctcctctcacatacacagacacaaatttTCAGCCATACACCAGCTATCGGAGGATGCTGGATGAAGACCCATAA